One genomic segment of Arthrobacter sp. JZ12 includes these proteins:
- a CDS encoding thymidylate kinase — MTSSASPGDRRARRSTVVVLTGIDGSGKTTVARALGNLLAPEVPTLVLANYSGRRLIKGWTERLGLTLSPRTLDAVESTIRLFNVVLNQLRARFFDGVVIMDRDLSCQQALRAARGLPPARFLAVLKRLLPAPDVALFLDVSVEEAHRRIARRGTDSETLAHLSAYRDGYLSLPDFARFNRINADGPLLSVLDQVEEQLRPATAGRPQAASRRNQPVPVR; from the coding sequence ATGACATCCTCCGCCTCCCCCGGTGACAGGCGCGCCCGCCGCAGCACCGTCGTCGTACTGACGGGCATTGACGGCTCGGGCAAAACCACTGTGGCCCGTGCGCTCGGCAACCTGCTGGCACCGGAGGTGCCCACGCTCGTGCTCGCCAACTACTCCGGGCGTCGCTTGATCAAGGGCTGGACAGAACGGCTCGGCCTCACCCTTTCACCGCGGACGCTGGATGCGGTGGAGTCCACCATCCGCCTGTTCAACGTGGTGCTGAACCAGCTGCGGGCGCGTTTTTTCGACGGGGTTGTGATCATGGACCGGGACCTGTCCTGCCAGCAGGCGCTGCGGGCAGCACGCGGTCTGCCTCCGGCGCGCTTTCTTGCCGTGCTGAAACGATTGCTGCCAGCACCTGACGTTGCGCTGTTCCTGGACGTCAGCGTTGAGGAAGCACACCGAAGGATTGCGAGGCGCGGTACTGACAGCGAAACACTCGCTCACCTCAGCGCCTACCGGGACGGATACCTCAGCCTGCCGGACTTCGCCCGCTTCAATCGGATCAACGCGGACGGCCCTCTACTCAGCGTCCTGGACCAGGTGGAGGAGCAGCTCAGGCCCGCGACGGCAGGCCGTCCCCAAGCAGCTTCCCGCCGAAACCAACCAGTACCAGTCCGGTAA
- a CDS encoding LysE family translocator, whose amino-acid sequence MTVLDAVLAFAVVAGLLTLVPGLDTALVLRSALTRTRSYAWATALGVATGAMTWGVAAAVGISALLAASEMAYRVLTMAGAAYMIWLGASMIWKSFRRGSLQHGPAGVAAPAATGSSWQGWLIGAGTNLLNPKVGVFYIATIPQFLPDGSAPLLMGAVLAGVHCVLTMAWFAALIVGGGYARRWLSNPRSLAVIDRLTGLVLVGFGGKLLGDGLPSRA is encoded by the coding sequence GTGACCGTTCTCGATGCCGTCCTGGCGTTCGCTGTTGTTGCCGGCCTGCTGACCCTGGTACCCGGGCTCGATACCGCCCTGGTTCTGCGATCCGCACTCACCCGCACCCGGTCCTACGCGTGGGCCACCGCGCTCGGTGTGGCCACCGGCGCCATGACGTGGGGCGTTGCTGCTGCTGTGGGCATTTCGGCGCTGCTGGCCGCTTCCGAGATGGCGTACCGCGTCCTGACCATGGCGGGCGCCGCCTACATGATCTGGCTTGGCGCCTCGATGATCTGGAAGTCCTTCCGCCGTGGGAGTCTGCAGCATGGTCCAGCCGGTGTCGCAGCGCCGGCAGCAACCGGTTCTTCGTGGCAGGGGTGGCTCATCGGAGCCGGGACAAACCTGCTCAATCCGAAAGTGGGCGTCTTCTACATAGCCACCATCCCGCAGTTTCTGCCGGATGGGAGTGCGCCACTGCTGATGGGGGCCGTGCTCGCCGGCGTGCATTGCGTGCTGACCATGGCATGGTTCGCAGCGCTGATCGTTGGCGGCGGCTATGCACGACGATGGCTGTCCAACCCCAGGTCGCTGGCGGTCATCGACCGGCTTACCGGACTGGTACTGGTTGGTTTCGGCGGGAAGCTGCTTGGGGACGGCCTGCCGTCGCGGGCCTGA
- a CDS encoding CGNR zinc finger domain-containing protein — MQFNHDNITGAWLAEELVNLMEQDRRKASDVESLLERFLFSGLSLGASDVRDLEDWARQLRTAFEGPDVEQRCNAVNRLLDRGVRRVYLSSHDGMRPHMHFADAGESVVDRVRAMTAGGLAVFLSEAGGHRMGACAESNCRRVFVDTSRAGRRAYCSARCGNKDAVQRYRDRTSQRKASPPSPTLNR; from the coding sequence ATGCAGTTCAACCATGACAACATCACGGGCGCCTGGCTGGCCGAGGAACTGGTCAATCTGATGGAACAGGACCGAAGGAAAGCAAGCGATGTCGAATCGCTGCTGGAACGGTTCCTGTTCAGCGGGCTCAGTCTCGGCGCCTCAGACGTTCGTGACCTGGAGGACTGGGCGCGCCAGCTCCGGACAGCGTTCGAGGGGCCGGATGTGGAGCAGCGCTGCAACGCGGTCAACCGCCTGCTGGACCGGGGAGTTCGACGGGTCTACCTGAGCTCCCATGACGGAATGCGTCCGCACATGCACTTCGCCGATGCGGGGGAAAGCGTTGTTGACCGGGTGCGCGCAATGACGGCGGGCGGCCTGGCGGTGTTCCTGTCGGAAGCGGGCGGACACCGGATGGGTGCCTGCGCCGAGAGCAACTGCCGTCGGGTCTTCGTGGACACCAGTCGTGCCGGCCGCCGAGCCTACTGCTCAGCTCGCTGCGGCAACAAGGACGCAGTCCAGCGATATAGGGACCGCACCTCCCAGCGGAAGGCATCTCCTCCATCTCCTACCCTTAATCGGTGA